From a region of the Mytilus galloprovincialis chromosome 3, xbMytGall1.hap1.1, whole genome shotgun sequence genome:
- the LOC143067661 gene encoding uncharacterized protein LOC143067661, with product MKEKVETGENDDEEESQLTESNLPVDKGYAWVVVFAASMILFLVIGSLKSFGVLYVELSRKYNVSNKELQSIQSLTGFFYLGLGPVGIALSMKFSHRAVCFVGGLFGGTGFLLTAFAPSLDYYYLTYGCLTGIGYGLSFSPCVVSFVHYFHKKRALANGIVTAGGGLGAVVLPYIMRYLIDVMSLKGCMMIFAGILYNICVFACLLRSHKNYPIKKSKGKKVSEKMTPSVDQQSMILLDASDLIHCDDKSYMSVDDGRSQNSYVSEGEYLLRHAQKKSKRGNKMANASIVSLKSFNPSLYTNPENMTRSLCSEDQLSIDITSKHDKQMTASVISLKSFDPSLCSNPEILGKSLYSENDEAIENLKDDNQINASVISLKSFDPSVCSNIDAMGKSIYSDDQQSIGVASLGDTSRKQSLGVVSLDSTSRESASKSRSVNESQTDEVEDERKSRNHENDQDKMNNFEYKDNEKFSFENQKPVTKSRSQGKRRHLSAGNTSLKAILTNDKYKIDEENQIKNQSDECTSQNSLKAEKESLLKKMIWLKKDDKKRLTASVISLKSYDPSLCASLGVVASISMQSIPQTFERLDNSNRGILIESQTLDKKGCCWSFKQLCIFDWSLFKNPVFLLYLIFVFCESLGYLGIFNILPPFCEEIGGTDTQGATIIAIISISELFGRLFFGWCTHMCPNNCKTIYFGATFLMGLGILFTPDMNTFMHLAIFVGIYGFFAGGYNGVLFNTIINSLGLEKFSHAFGFIAFSASLSLLVNPVESGLIKDSTGSWMNVFRVNGSLALFGCFMLLIIAFLERRKPQQTSEIEMDTTVEL from the exons ATGAAGGAGAAAGTGGAAACAGGAGAGAATGATGACGAAGAGGAGAGTCAGTTAACAGAGTCAAATTTACCTGTAGATAAAGGATATGCATGGGTTGTTGTGTTTG CTGCTTCAATGATTCTTTTCCTGGTGATTGGATCTCTGAAATCATTTGGTGTGTTATATGTTGAACTGTCTAGAAAATACAATGTCAGCAACAAAGAACTCCAGTCTATACAATCATTAACGGGTTTCTTTTATCTTGGGCTAG GACCTGTTGGAATTGCGCTGAGTATGAAGTTTTCTCACCGAGCAGTCTGTTTTGTTGGGGGATTATTTGGAGGGACAGGATTTTTATTGACAGCTTTTGCTCCATCTTTGGACTACTATTATCTGACATATGGTTGTCTTACAG GAATTGGTTATGGTTTATCATTCAGTCCCTGTGTGGTGAGCTTTGTACATTATTTCCACAAGAAACGAGCACTAGCTAATGGCATTGTTACTGCAGGAGGAGGATTAGGTGCAGTAGTACTTCCATACATTATGAGATATCTGATTGATGTAATGTCACTTAAAGGATGTATGATGATTTTTGCTGGTATCTTGTACAACATATGTGTATTTGCTTGTTTGCTCAGATCACATAAGAATTATCCCATTAAAAAAAGTAAAGGAAAAAAAGTTAGTGAGAAAATGACACCGTCTGTAGATCAACAAAGTATGATACTTTTAGATGCTAGCGACCTCATTCATTGTGATGATAAAAGTTATATGTCGGTAGATGACGGCAGAAGTCAGAATAGTTATGTTTCAGAGGGAGAATATCTGTTAAGACATGCACAGAAGAAATCCAAACGAGGAAACAAAATGGCTAATGCTTCTATTGTTAGTCTGAAATCTTTTAATCCTTCTTTGTATACAAATCCAGAAAATATGACAAGGTCTCTGTGCTCAGAAGATCAACTAAGTATAGATATCACTTCTAAGCATGACAAACAAATGACAGCTTCAGTAATCAGTCTCAAGTCATTTGATCCATCTCTTTGTTCTAATCCGGAAATACTGGGTAAATCATTATACTCTGAAAATGATGAGGCAATTGAAAACTTGAAGGATGACAATCAGATTAATGCATCAGTGATCAGTTTGAAATCCTTTGATCCATCTGTATGTTCAAATATTGATGCCATGGGGAAATCTATTTATTCTGATGATCAGCAAAGTATTGGAGTAGCCTCACTCGGTGATACTAGTCGGAAACAAAGCTTAGGAGTTGTCTCTCTTGACTCTACTTCTAGAGAATCAGCGTCAAAAAGTAGATCAGTAAATGAGTCACAGACAGATGAAGTAGAGGATGAAAGAAAATCCAGAAATCATGAAAATGACCAAGACAAGAtgaataattttgaatataaagataatgagaaattttcttttgaaaatcaaaagccTGTTACAAAATCTCGTAGTCAAGGAAAACGAAGACATTTATCTGCAGGGAACACTAGTTTAAAGGCCATCCTTAccaatgacaaatataaaatagaCGAAGAgaatcaaattaaaaatcaaagtGATGAATGTACTAGCCAGAACAGTTTAAAAGCTGAGAAAGAATCACttctaaaaaaaatgatatggttGAAAAAAGATGACAAGAAGCGTCTTACAGCATCAGTTATAAGTCTGAAATCCTATGATCCATCTTTATGTGCTAGTCTGGGTGTGGTAGCCAGTATATCAATGCAGAGTATACCTCAGACTTTTGAAAGGCTAGATAATAGCAATAGAGGAATTCTTATTGAATCTCAGACTTTAGACAAGAAGGGTTGTTGTTGGTCTTTTAAACAATTATGTATATTTGATTGGAGCCTTTTCAAAAATCCTGTTTTTCTTCTGTacctaatttttgttttttgtgaatCACTTGGATATCTgggtatatttaacattttacctCCATTTTGTGAAGAAATTGGTGGAACAGACACACAAGGGGCTACAATCATTGCAATTATAAGCATATCTGAATTATTCGGACGACTGTTTTTTGGATGGTGTACACACATGTGTCCAAATAATTGTAAAACTATATACTTTGGAGCCACTTTCCTAATGGGATTGGGAATATTGTTCACTCCAGATATGAACACATTTATGCATCTTGCCATATTTGTTGGAATTTATGGATTTTTTGCTGGAGGATATAATGGTGTTTTGTTTAATACAATTATCAACAGTTTAGGATTAGAGAAATTTTCACATGCCTTTGGATTTATTGCTTTTTCTGCATCATTGTCATTGCTGGTTAACCCAGTGGAATCAG GTTTGATCAAAGATTCAACTGGTTCCTGGATGAATGTGTTTAGGGTCAATGGCTCTTTAGCCCTGTTTGGATGTTTTATGTTACTAATAATAGCATTCCTAGAGAGAAGAAAACCCCAGCAAACCTCTGAGATAGAGATGGATACCACTGTAGAATTGTGA